Proteins encoded together in one Etheostoma cragini isolate CJK2018 chromosome 11, CSU_Ecrag_1.0, whole genome shotgun sequence window:
- the cxcr4b gene encoding C-X-C chemokine receptor type 4b, giving the protein MELDVTYTFDNSTDNMSEESGDFDLDFQEPCGRVLSSEFNKIFLPTVYGIIFILGVIGNGLVVVVMGYQKKVKTMTDKYRLHLSVADLLFVLTLPFWAVDAAKSWYFGGFLCVSVHMIYTVNLYSSVLILAFISLDRYLAVVRATNSQATRKLLASRVIYVGVWLPAAVLTVPDLVFARVQDKDSSNFHIFDESMETGDSLERIICQRIYPQTTSLIWTVVFRFQHILVGFILPGLVILVCYCIIIAKLSKGAKGQALKKKALKTTVILILCFFSCWLPYCVGIFLDNLMMLNVVPQSCELQQAVETWISITEALAYFHCCLNPILYAFLGVKFKKSAKSALTASSRSSQKVTLMTKKRGPISSVSTESESSSVLSS; this is encoded by the exons ATGGAG CTTGATGTTACATATACCTTTGACAACAGTACTGACAACATGTCGGAGGAGTCTGGAGACTTTGACCTGGACTTCCAGGAGCCATGTGGCAGAGTACTCAGCAGTGAATTCAACAAGATCTTCCTACCAACAGTTTATGGAATTATATTTATTCTGGGAGTCATTGGCAATGGATTGGTCGTTGTTGTCATGGGCTACCAGAAAAAGGTCAAGACGATGACGGACAAGTACCGGCTTCATCTCTCCGTGGCTGACCTCCTGTTCGTCCTCACCCTGCCCTTCTGGGCCGTTGATGCCGCCAAATCCTGGTACTTTGGGGgtttcctctgtgtgtctgtgcacatgATCTACACAGTGAACCTGTACAGCAGCGTGTTGATCTTGGCCTTCATCAGTCTGGACAGATACTTGGCAGTTGTGCGAGCCACCAACAGCCAAGCCACAAGGAAGCTGCTTGCAAGCAGAGTGATCTATGTGGGTGTGTGGCTGCCTGCCGCTGTTCTGACTGTACCTGACCTGGTGTTTGCCAGGGTGCAGGACAAAGACTCTTCAAACTTCCACATTTTTGACGAAAGCATGGAGACTGGAGACTCATTGGAGAGGATCATCTGCCAGCGCATCTACCCGCAGACAACCAGTCTCATATGGACAGTCGTTTTCCGCTTCCAGCACATCCTGGTGGGCTTCATACTGCCTGGTCTGGTCATCCTTGTCTGCTATTGCATCATCATCGCCAAGCTGTCGAAAGGCGCCAAGGGCCAGGCTCTGAAGAAGAAAGCGCTGAAGACCACCGTCATCCTCatcctttgttttttctcctgctGGCTGCCCTACTGTGTTGGAATCTTTTTGGACAATCTGATGATGCTGAACGTGGTCCCTCAGTCTTGCGAGTTGCAACAAGCGGTGGAGACGTGGATTTCTATCACAGAGGCGCTGGCCTATTTTCACTGCTGCCTCAACCCCATCCTCTATGCCTTCCTGGGAGTTAAGTTCAAGAAATCAGCAAAGAGTGCCCTGACAGCCAGCAGCAGATCAAGTCAGAAAGTGACTCTCATGACAAAAAAGAGAGGGCCAATTTCATCGGTGTCAACTGAGTCCGAGTCCTCAAGTGTTTTGTCAAGTTAA